One Chaetodon trifascialis isolate fChaTrf1 chromosome 12, fChaTrf1.hap1, whole genome shotgun sequence DNA window includes the following coding sequences:
- the asb1 gene encoding ankyrin repeat and SOCS box protein 1 → MADGPEADVDEPPSMNFPPLITVSDLPGATAAGRNLKEWLQEQFCDKPLEQDDMRLHNAAYVGDLDTLRNLLQEDSFKRRINEKSVWCCGCLPCTPLRIAATAGHAACVAYLIGQGAEVDLVDVKGQTALYVAVVNGHLECVRILLEAGADPNGSRHHRSTPLYHAARVGRLDILQELIRFNADVDMDHQLGPRLLLSARTLNTLVVCPLYISAAYHHLHCFRLLLQAGAQPDFNYTGPVCQEALTRGLASCLLDAVLRHGCEVAFIHLLLDHGANPALVPWDESELEAPNRRKVDPEALKTFLEARRCPRRLTHLCRIRIRRVMGKHRLNHIPSLPLPQPIKNFLLHQN, encoded by the exons ATGGCCGACGGTCCAGAAGCTGATGTGGACGAGCCGCCCAGTATGAATTTCCCCCCGCTCATCACTGTGTCTGATCTGCCCGGTGCCACCGCTGCAG GCCGTAACCTCAAGGAATGGCTCCAGGAGCAGTTCTGCGACAAACCTCTGGAGCAGGACGACATGCGGCTCCACAACGCGGCCTACGTGGGAGACCTGGACACCCTGAGGaacctgctgcaggaggacagcTTCAAACG GCGGATCAATGAGAAGTCTGTGTGGTGTTGTGGCTGTCTGCCCTGCACCCCTCTGCGGATCGCAGCCACAGCAGGACACGCCGCCTGCGTGGCCTATCTGATTGGCCAAGGAGCCGAGGTGGACCTGGTGGATGTGAAAGGTCAAACGGCCCTCTACGTAGCTGTGGTCAACGGTCACCTGGAATGTGTCCGGATCCTCCTGGAGGCCGGAGCCGATCCCAACGGAAGTCGGCACCACCGCAGCACCCCGCTGTACCACGCCGCACGGGTGGGAAGGCTGGACATACTGCAGGAGCTGATCAG GTTCAATGCTGATGTAGACATGGACCACCAGCTGGGCCCCCGGCTCCTCCTAAGCGCTCGCACCCTCAACACTCTGGTGGTGTGTCCCCTCTACATCAGCGCCGCTtaccaccacctccactgttTCCGGCTGCTGCTCCAGGCCGGCGCTCAGCCCGATTTCAACTACACGGGGCCCGTCTGCCAAGAGGCTCTGACCCGCGGCCTGGCCTCCTGCCTGCTGGATGCTGTGCTCCGGCATGGGTGTGAGGTGGCCTtcatccacctgctgctggaccACGGGGCCAACCCGGCCCTCGTGCCCTGGGACGAGTCGGAGCTGGAGGCTCCCAATCGGAGGAAGGTGGATCCGGAGGCACTGAAGACCTTCCTGGAGGCGAGGA GATGCCCTCGCAGGCTGACACACCTGTGTCGCATCAGGATCCGCAGAGTGATGGGCAAACATCGTCTAAACCATATACCCTCGTTACCGCTACCACAACCCATCAAGAACTTCCTGCTTCACCAAAACTGA
- the traf3ip1 gene encoding TRAF3-interacting protein 1 isoform X2, translating to MNGTVVKKTQDTLGKVIKKPPLTDKLLSKPPFRYLHDIFSEVIRTTGFMKGLYGENELKSDNVKDKDSKIVFLQKAIDVVMLVSGEPLAAKPPRIVAGHEPEKTNELLQALAKCCLNKLSSDDAVKRVLAGEKVDIKTKASTSRSQDKENREGRERHLDREEKKKITERSGSRDQKDPHQPKEQDSRRRDVEKEHHRDRERSDKHHRSEQDPHAKDRDKDKSRERERDRDKDKGRAKDRDRDKEKDRERDRDREKDKERDKDREKARDRDSHRDRERDKRRDRERERERHKDGEERNKSGESGNSKARVSEEPQHKPSPEEPSRTAKPVPASDSPARIPRPSSAKGQRRRPKIGGQDESDSDGDGDAQLVQRSAPEESGDTAGSSAPSDMASSNRLIPRPSSARPAPPRVKRQESHNDVTPAERLSSAKPSAPVIMDGKRLSEDEEDEDEQFVVEEAAPPSLDAAEMEVERARELDSEDKHGGLVKKILETKKDYELSPSSPKSKEQNVVSEAAQKKEREMVTREIERLRSSIQMVCRSTLPLGKIMDYIQEDMDAMQAELNTWRRENKEHAQALLQEQRATDRAVEPLKAELAELEQLIRDQQDKICAVKSNILKNEEKIQKMVTGISFSSRT from the exons ATGAATGGCACAGTGGTGAaaaagacccaggacacgctgggtAAAGTGATAAAGAAACCGCCTCTCACGGATAAACTGCTAAGCAAGCCGCCGTTTCGGTACTTACACGACATCTTCAGTGAG GTCATAAGGACCACAGGTTTCATGAAAGGCTTGTATGGAGAAAATGAACTGAAGTCAGATAACGTTAAG GATAAGGACTCTAAGATAGTCTTTCTACAGAAAGCAATAGATGTCGTGATGCTGGTGAGTGGCGAGCCCCTGGCGGCAAAACCACCGCGCATTGTTGCCGGCCATGAGCCTGAGAAAACcaatgagctgctgcaggcctTGGCCAAGTGCTGCCTCAACAAG ctgtccaGTGACGATGCAGTGAAGCGAGTTCTTGCTGGAGAAAAGGTAGACATAAAGACAAAGGCCAGCACCTCCAGGTCCCAGGACAAGGAGAATAGGGAGGGACGTGAACGTCATCTGGATAGAGAG gagaagaaaaagattaCAGAGCGCAGCGGCAGCCGGGACCAGAAGGACCCACACCAGCCCAAAGAGCAGGACAGCCGACGAAGAGATGTGGAGAAAGAGCACCACCGTGACAGAGAGCGCTCTGACAAACACCACCGCAGTGAACAGGACCCCCACGCCAAAGACCGCGACAAAGACAAGAGCCGCGAGCGGGAGCGAGACAGGGATAAAGACAAAGGACGAGCCaaggacagggacagggacaaggagaaggacagagagcgGGAtcgagacagagaaaaagacaaggaGAGGGACAAGGACCGAGAAAAGGCGAGAGACAGGGATTCTCACAGAGATCGGGAAAGAGACAAacgaagagacagagagagggagagagagagacacaaagacggGGAAGAGAGGAACAAAAGTGGAGAGAGTGGCAATAGCAAG GCCAGAGTATCAGAGGAACCACAGCACAAGCCCAGCCCCGAAGAGCCCAGCAGAACAGCCAAACCCGTGCCAGCG TCTGATAGTCCAGCTAGAATACCTCGGCCTTCATCTGCCAAAGGGCAGAGACGGAGACCCAAAATTGGAGGTCAAG ATGAATCTGACAGTGATGGAG ACGGAGATGCTCAGCTGGTCCAGAGATCTGCCCCCGAGGAAAGCGGAGACACTGCAGGCTCCTCAGCGCCATCTGACATGGCCTCCAG CAACAGGCTAATACCACGGCCCAGCAGTGCTCGGCCAGCACCTCCTCGAGTCAAGAGACAGGAAAGTCACAACGATGTGACCCCAGCTGAGAG GCTGTCCAGTGCCAAGCCTTCAGCACCAGTCATCATGGATGGGAAGAGGCtgtctgaggatgaggaggacgaAGACGAGCAGTTTGTCGTGGAGGAGGCGGCCCCTCCGTCTTTAGATGCTGCTGAGATGGAGGTG GAGCGTGCACGAGAACTGGacagtgaagacaaacatg GTGGCCTTGTGAAAAAGATCCTCGAGACCAAGAAAGACTATGAATTGTCTCCATCCTCCCCAAAATCTAAAGAACAG AACGTGGTGTCCGAAGCGGCGCAGAAGAAAGAGCGAGAAATGGTGACACGCGAGATCGAGCGCCTGCGCTCGTCCATCCAGATGGTGTGCCGCAGCACCCTGCCTTTGGGTAAGATCATGGACTACATTCAGGAGGACATGGACGCCATGCAGGCTGAACTGAACACCTGGCGCAGGGAGAACAAAGAGCACGCACAGGCCttgctgcaggagcagag agcgacagacagGGCAGTGGAGCCTCTGAAGGCAGAACTAgctgagctggagcagctgaTCAGGGACCAGCAGGACAAGATCTGTGCTGTGAAGTCCAACATACTGAAGAATGAGGAGAAGATCCAGAAGATGGTGACCGGaatcagcttctcctccagaACCTGA
- the traf3ip1 gene encoding TRAF3-interacting protein 1 isoform X1, with amino-acid sequence MNGTVVKKTQDTLGKVIKKPPLTDKLLSKPPFRYLHDIFSEVIRTTGFMKGLYGENELKSDNVKDKDSKIVFLQKAIDVVMLVSGEPLAAKPPRIVAGHEPEKTNELLQALAKCCLNKLSSDDAVKRVLAGEKVDIKTKASTSRSQDKENREGRERHLDREEKKKITERSGSRDQKDPHQPKEQDSRRRDVEKEHHRDRERSDKHHRSEQDPHAKDRDKDKSRERERDRDKDKGRAKDRDRDKEKDRERDRDREKDKERDKDREKARDRDSHRDRERDKRRDRERERERHKDGEERNKSGESGNSKARVSEEPQHKPSPEEPSRTAKPVPAPAEAVENQSDSPARIPRPSSAKGQRRRPKIGGQDESDSDGDGDAQLVQRSAPEESGDTAGSSAPSDMASSNRLIPRPSSARPAPPRVKRQESHNDVTPAERLSSAKPSAPVIMDGKRLSEDEEDEDEQFVVEEAAPPSLDAAEMEVERARELDSEDKHGGLVKKILETKKDYELSPSSPKSKEQNVVSEAAQKKEREMVTREIERLRSSIQMVCRSTLPLGKIMDYIQEDMDAMQAELNTWRRENKEHAQALLQEQRATDRAVEPLKAELAELEQLIRDQQDKICAVKSNILKNEEKIQKMVTGISFSSRT; translated from the exons ATGAATGGCACAGTGGTGAaaaagacccaggacacgctgggtAAAGTGATAAAGAAACCGCCTCTCACGGATAAACTGCTAAGCAAGCCGCCGTTTCGGTACTTACACGACATCTTCAGTGAG GTCATAAGGACCACAGGTTTCATGAAAGGCTTGTATGGAGAAAATGAACTGAAGTCAGATAACGTTAAG GATAAGGACTCTAAGATAGTCTTTCTACAGAAAGCAATAGATGTCGTGATGCTGGTGAGTGGCGAGCCCCTGGCGGCAAAACCACCGCGCATTGTTGCCGGCCATGAGCCTGAGAAAACcaatgagctgctgcaggcctTGGCCAAGTGCTGCCTCAACAAG ctgtccaGTGACGATGCAGTGAAGCGAGTTCTTGCTGGAGAAAAGGTAGACATAAAGACAAAGGCCAGCACCTCCAGGTCCCAGGACAAGGAGAATAGGGAGGGACGTGAACGTCATCTGGATAGAGAG gagaagaaaaagattaCAGAGCGCAGCGGCAGCCGGGACCAGAAGGACCCACACCAGCCCAAAGAGCAGGACAGCCGACGAAGAGATGTGGAGAAAGAGCACCACCGTGACAGAGAGCGCTCTGACAAACACCACCGCAGTGAACAGGACCCCCACGCCAAAGACCGCGACAAAGACAAGAGCCGCGAGCGGGAGCGAGACAGGGATAAAGACAAAGGACGAGCCaaggacagggacagggacaaggagaaggacagagagcgGGAtcgagacagagaaaaagacaaggaGAGGGACAAGGACCGAGAAAAGGCGAGAGACAGGGATTCTCACAGAGATCGGGAAAGAGACAAacgaagagacagagagagggagagagagagacacaaagacggGGAAGAGAGGAACAAAAGTGGAGAGAGTGGCAATAGCAAG GCCAGAGTATCAGAGGAACCACAGCACAAGCCCAGCCCCGAAGAGCCCAGCAGAACAGCCAAACCCGTGCCAGCG CCTGCAGAAGCAGTTGAGAACCAG TCTGATAGTCCAGCTAGAATACCTCGGCCTTCATCTGCCAAAGGGCAGAGACGGAGACCCAAAATTGGAGGTCAAG ATGAATCTGACAGTGATGGAG ACGGAGATGCTCAGCTGGTCCAGAGATCTGCCCCCGAGGAAAGCGGAGACACTGCAGGCTCCTCAGCGCCATCTGACATGGCCTCCAG CAACAGGCTAATACCACGGCCCAGCAGTGCTCGGCCAGCACCTCCTCGAGTCAAGAGACAGGAAAGTCACAACGATGTGACCCCAGCTGAGAG GCTGTCCAGTGCCAAGCCTTCAGCACCAGTCATCATGGATGGGAAGAGGCtgtctgaggatgaggaggacgaAGACGAGCAGTTTGTCGTGGAGGAGGCGGCCCCTCCGTCTTTAGATGCTGCTGAGATGGAGGTG GAGCGTGCACGAGAACTGGacagtgaagacaaacatg GTGGCCTTGTGAAAAAGATCCTCGAGACCAAGAAAGACTATGAATTGTCTCCATCCTCCCCAAAATCTAAAGAACAG AACGTGGTGTCCGAAGCGGCGCAGAAGAAAGAGCGAGAAATGGTGACACGCGAGATCGAGCGCCTGCGCTCGTCCATCCAGATGGTGTGCCGCAGCACCCTGCCTTTGGGTAAGATCATGGACTACATTCAGGAGGACATGGACGCCATGCAGGCTGAACTGAACACCTGGCGCAGGGAGAACAAAGAGCACGCACAGGCCttgctgcaggagcagag agcgacagacagGGCAGTGGAGCCTCTGAAGGCAGAACTAgctgagctggagcagctgaTCAGGGACCAGCAGGACAAGATCTGTGCTGTGAAGTCCAACATACTGAAGAATGAGGAGAAGATCCAGAAGATGGTGACCGGaatcagcttctcctccagaACCTGA